The following coding sequences lie in one Peribacillus frigoritolerans genomic window:
- a CDS encoding alpha/beta fold hydrolase, translated as MKIEKYKVETPKGTLQYNISGKGKPNIVLINGGSGPIEGWMKILPAISETASVFSYNRFGVAGSDKPKESQDGKSIVNTLREALTIVGFEPPYLLVGHSLGGLYANLYARLYPNEVGGIVFLESSTTKDISLNEYQGKAVKTINRMFKVFDSLSSHKQFNEVNFVKKTVDQIQQNDTFPEIPVFVITGGQENRMMPEEIRKKRLENQLELLSLSRNSKHIVAKKSGHFPQLSEPTIVIDSIKDCAEQSNKTNHN; from the coding sequence TTGAAAATAGAAAAATATAAAGTGGAAACACCAAAAGGGACGTTACAATATAATATTAGTGGAAAAGGCAAACCAAATATAGTTTTGATTAACGGTGGTTCTGGACCGATAGAAGGTTGGATGAAAATACTACCGGCAATTTCGGAAACAGCATCTGTATTTTCCTATAATCGCTTTGGTGTTGCTGGCAGCGATAAACCGAAGGAAAGCCAAGACGGGAAAAGTATTGTTAACACTTTACGTGAGGCATTAACAATCGTGGGGTTTGAACCTCCATACTTATTGGTCGGACATTCGCTAGGCGGCCTATATGCTAATTTATATGCCCGACTTTACCCAAATGAAGTGGGGGGAATAGTTTTTTTAGAATCCAGTACAACGAAAGATATTAGCCTTAATGAATATCAAGGCAAGGCCGTAAAAACCATTAATAGGATGTTCAAGGTGTTTGATTCCTTATCCTCGCATAAACAATTCAATGAAGTTAATTTTGTAAAAAAAACTGTGGATCAAATCCAACAAAATGATACATTTCCCGAAATACCTGTATTTGTCATTACTGGTGGACAAGAAAATCGAATGATGCCAGAGGAAATTCGAAAAAAACGACTTGAGAATCAATTGGAATTGCTTTCATTGTCAAGAAACAGCAAACACATTGTCGCAAAAAAAAGTGGGCATTTTCCGCAATTATCAGAACCAACTATAGTGATTGACTCAATCAAAGATTGTGCAGAACAATCAAATAAAACAAACCATAACTAA
- a CDS encoding N-acetylmuramoyl-L-alanine amidase family protein: MVKVFIDPGHGGTDPGSVGNGLREKDLTLSIATRIKDILLIEYNNVSVKMSRYQDTYPSLNDRTNAANAWGADFYLSIHINAGGGTGYEDYVYTSTNQITKTYQDHIHSEVMKLINIQDRGQKTGDLYVLRETDMPALLTENGFIDNVNDAAKLKTASFIESLARGHVNGLVKCFNLKKKNTAVYHTVVSGDTVYSLSIAYGSTVQQIKDWNDLDSQYTITVNQKLRVK, encoded by the coding sequence ATGGTAAAAGTATTTATTGATCCCGGCCACGGCGGTACGGATCCAGGCTCGGTGGGGAATGGATTGAGAGAAAAGGATTTAACTTTATCCATTGCAACTCGAATCAAAGACATCTTATTAATAGAATATAATAACGTTTCTGTAAAAATGAGCAGGTACCAAGATACGTACCCCTCTTTAAACGATAGGACGAATGCAGCGAACGCGTGGGGAGCCGATTTTTATCTCTCCATCCACATTAATGCCGGCGGTGGCACTGGGTATGAGGATTACGTTTATACGTCTACTAATCAGATTACGAAAACGTATCAAGATCATATTCATTCAGAGGTCATGAAGCTTATCAACATCCAAGACAGAGGACAAAAAACAGGAGATTTATATGTGCTCCGTGAAACGGACATGCCTGCACTCCTGACCGAAAATGGATTTATCGATAATGTCAATGACGCAGCCAAATTGAAAACGGCATCCTTTATCGAATCACTGGCTCGCGGACATGTAAACGGTTTAGTTAAATGCTTCAATCTTAAAAAGAAAAATACAGCTGTATACCACACAGTCGTTAGTGGTGACACCGTATACTCCTTAAGCATTGCTTATGGCAGTACGGTTCAGCAAATTAAAGATTGGAACGATCTTGACAGTCAGTACACCATTACAGTAAACCAGAAATTGCGTGTTAAATGA